A stretch of the bacterium genome encodes the following:
- a CDS encoding sigma-70 family RNA polymerase sigma factor: MEQFLIQKIVDRDEDAFEQLVKEYRHSVLNTIYRYIGDSAEAQDIAQEVFIKVWQHAKNFRGESRFSTWLYRIVVNQCLNYRAKKRESLPILENTISSNSDVSFEDEEEKVAIKKAVNELPERQRIALILSKFEGKSYKEIAQIMKVSLSSVESLIFRARENLREKLLPLIKK; encoded by the coding sequence GTGGAGCAGTTTCTGATTCAAAAAATCGTTGATCGGGATGAAGATGCCTTTGAACAATTGGTTAAAGAGTATCGGCATTCTGTTTTAAATACAATCTATCGTTATATTGGAGATTCTGCTGAGGCGCAAGACATTGCTCAGGAGGTTTTTATAAAGGTATGGCAACATGCCAAGAATTTCAGAGGGGAATCTAGGTTTTCAACATGGCTCTATAGAATCGTAGTTAATCAATGCCTTAACTACCGGGCTAAAAAAAGAGAGAGTCTTCCAATCTTAGAGAACACAATAAGTTCAAATTCGGATGTAAGTTTTGAAGATGAGGAAGAGAAAGTAGCTATAAAAAAAGCAGTGAATGAGCTACCAGAGAGGCAAAGGATTGCCTTAATCCTTTCAAAATTTGAGGGCAAATCTTACAAAGAGATAGCCCAAATTATGAAGGTATCTTTATCATCCGTTGAATCTTTGATCTTTAGGGCAAGAGAGAATTTGAGAGAGAAACTCCTTCCCTTAATAAAAAAATGA
- a CDS encoding zf-HC2 domain-containing protein has protein sequence MKHISKRKLSAFLDGEVCKEEKHRISEHVKSCASCQKEVDRLSYVSHSLDAMEEVQASPYFMLNLKQKIIERESKRAIRLWFLEEINRVLIPVLEGMNRILIPAGATALFLVSLLCGSYLGTSIYQIKGLKVLPTREGFDNFFSITLFDNFPEGSLGNAYALLSMEGERQ, from the coding sequence ATGAAACACATAAGTAAAAGAAAGCTCTCTGCCTTTTTGGATGGTGAAGTCTGCAAAGAAGAAAAGCACCGTATTTCAGAGCATGTGAAATCTTGTGCCTCTTGCCAAAAGGAGGTAGATAGGCTATCTTATGTATCACATTCTCTTGATGCTATGGAAGAGGTACAGGCCTCTCCATATTTTATGCTCAATTTGAAACAGAAGATTATAGAAAGAGAATCAAAAAGGGCTATTCGTCTATGGTTTTTGGAGGAAATAAATCGTGTTCTTATACCTGTTTTGGAGGGAATGAATCGTATTCTTATACCTGCGGGTGCAACCGCACTCTTTCTTGTTTCTCTGCTATGTGGTAGTTATTTAGGAACATCTATTTACCAGATAAAGGGGCTAAAGGTATTGCCGACAAGAGAGGGGTTTGACAATTTCTTTAGCATTACCCTTTTTGATAACTTCCCTGAAGGTTCATTGGGTAATGCCTATGCCCTTCTTTCAATGGAAGGTGAAAGACAATGA